In a single window of the Halobaculum lipolyticum genome:
- a CDS encoding metal ABC transporter substrate-binding protein, translated as MEHTRRSLLASAGALAAGTVAGCLGDAGATNATDATDGPAAQASFFVFGDVASAVAGDATATDLLVPVGQHGHGWEPGPRVRESIRDADLLVHGMEGFQPWVDDVLGDLAADDADVAAVDASVDVDLLAAGEGEDGDHDDEHEGDHDGEHHEEEPHTEEHTESGDHDEESGDGHDHGSTDPHFWMDPTRVRTATATVRDALSEVDPDAADAHAANAESFRASLTALDERLAALVGDAPRDTVFVAGHDSFGYLAERYGLHVEALTGVGPDDQPTTRDVERAREVVETHDLRFVCADPIESQRAADQIVAETAAEEVLPLTAIPGLTAEWAAEDWGYLDVMENVNLPTLERVLGE; from the coding sequence ATGGAACACACTCGACGCTCCCTCCTCGCGTCCGCCGGCGCGCTCGCGGCGGGGACGGTCGCCGGCTGTCTCGGCGACGCAGGCGCGACGAACGCGACCGACGCGACCGATGGTCCCGCCGCACAGGCGTCGTTCTTCGTGTTCGGCGACGTCGCGAGCGCGGTCGCCGGCGACGCGACGGCGACGGACCTGCTCGTCCCGGTCGGCCAGCACGGGCACGGCTGGGAGCCGGGACCGCGCGTCCGCGAGTCGATCCGCGACGCCGACCTGCTCGTCCACGGGATGGAGGGGTTCCAGCCGTGGGTCGACGACGTGCTCGGCGACCTCGCGGCCGACGACGCCGACGTGGCGGCCGTCGACGCGAGCGTCGACGTCGACCTGCTCGCGGCGGGCGAGGGGGAGGACGGCGACCACGACGACGAGCACGAGGGAGACCACGACGGCGAGCACCACGAGGAGGAACCTCACACGGAGGAACACACGGAATCGGGCGACCACGACGAGGAGTCCGGCGACGGCCACGACCACGGGAGCACGGATCCGCACTTCTGGATGGATCCTACGCGGGTCCGCACGGCGACCGCGACCGTCCGCGACGCCCTCTCCGAGGTCGACCCGGACGCGGCCGACGCCCACGCCGCCAACGCCGAGTCGTTCCGCGCGTCGCTGACCGCGCTGGACGAGCGCCTCGCCGCGCTCGTCGGCGACGCGCCGCGGGACACGGTGTTCGTCGCGGGACACGACTCCTTCGGCTACCTGGCCGAGCGCTACGGGCTCCACGTCGAGGCGCTCACCGGCGTCGGTCCCGACGACCAGCCGACGACGCGCGACGTCGAACGAGCGCGCGAGGTCGTCGAGACCCACGACCTCCGGTTCGTCTGTGCCGACCCCATCGAGTCCCAGCGGGCGGCCGACCAGATCGTCGCGGAGACGGCCGCCGAGGAGGTCCTCCCGCTCACCGCGATACCGGGACTCACCGCGGAGTGGGCCGCCGAGGACTGGGGGTACCTCGACGTGATGGAGAACGTGAACCTCCCGACGCTGGAGCGCGTCCTCGGCGAATGA
- a CDS encoding S9 family peptidase, whose amino-acid sequence MPDPERDFGVARFLAVDHADSPTLTPDGRLLFLADTSGTPQVWTVAEPAGWPDRLTPHEERVSALAASPTDEAFVYAMDAGSDERDQLFHYDLATGVERALTAAPDATHSWGAWGPDGDRVAYAANRADGARFDVYVQSVGGVAPDGSRDPAGDPERVFEGPGGFLSVAAFGPDGDRLVLTKAHSSYDEDLTLLDLDTGETTRLSDDTEATYSHVHFDGDGGLVCVTDRGSDTAYVGRVSLADGSVTPVAGHDDAGGDPGSDAWDVDGFAFDRDTGRLAYTVNEGGYSSLHAGTLATGADGDPTLDPVDAPTVDGVVSDLGFGPDAERIVFTHTSPTEPYGVWSVGFGDDTATEWTPVGTNGLPDDAFRAPETVRYGTFDGREIPAYWTLPPGVDPDDPDASVPAIVDVHGGPEHQRRPWFYPTKQFFLHRGYAVLEPNVRGSSGYGKAYAHLDDVEKRMDSVADVAAGVEWLHGVPAVDEDRIVAYGRSYGGFMVLAAITEYPDLWAAAVDFVGIADFTTFLENTGEWRRSHREAEYGSLADDYEFLQSISPLTHIENVRCPLFVQHGANDPRVPVGEAEQVAAAAREQGVPVETLIFEDEGHHTTSRENLIVEFEAIAAFLDEHV is encoded by the coding sequence ATGCCCGACCCCGAACGCGACTTCGGCGTCGCCCGCTTCCTCGCGGTCGACCACGCCGACTCGCCGACGCTCACCCCCGACGGCCGCCTCCTGTTCCTCGCGGACACCTCCGGGACGCCGCAGGTGTGGACCGTCGCGGAGCCGGCCGGCTGGCCCGACCGCCTCACCCCACACGAGGAGCGCGTCTCCGCGCTGGCGGCCTCGCCGACCGACGAGGCGTTCGTGTACGCGATGGACGCCGGGAGCGACGAGCGCGACCAACTGTTCCACTACGACCTCGCGACGGGCGTCGAGCGCGCGCTCACCGCCGCCCCCGACGCGACCCACTCGTGGGGCGCGTGGGGACCGGACGGCGACCGGGTCGCCTACGCCGCCAACCGCGCCGACGGCGCCCGCTTCGACGTGTACGTCCAGTCGGTCGGCGGCGTCGCTCCGGACGGGAGCCGCGACCCCGCGGGCGACCCCGAGCGCGTGTTCGAGGGTCCCGGCGGCTTCCTCTCGGTGGCCGCGTTCGGCCCCGACGGCGACCGCCTCGTGCTCACGAAGGCCCACTCTAGCTATGACGAGGACCTCACGCTGCTGGATCTGGACACCGGCGAGACGACCCGGCTGTCGGACGACACGGAGGCCACCTACTCGCACGTCCACTTCGACGGCGACGGCGGCCTGGTGTGCGTCACGGACCGCGGCAGCGACACCGCCTACGTCGGCCGCGTCTCGCTGGCCGACGGCTCGGTGACGCCCGTCGCGGGCCACGACGACGCCGGCGGCGACCCCGGGAGCGACGCGTGGGACGTCGACGGCTTCGCGTTCGACCGCGACACGGGACGGCTCGCGTACACGGTCAACGAGGGCGGCTACTCGTCGCTGCACGCGGGGACGCTCGCGACCGGCGCCGACGGCGACCCGACGCTCGACCCCGTCGACGCCCCGACCGTCGACGGCGTCGTCTCCGACCTCGGGTTCGGTCCCGACGCAGAGCGGATCGTGTTCACGCACACGTCGCCGACGGAGCCGTACGGGGTGTGGAGCGTCGGGTTCGGCGACGACACGGCGACCGAGTGGACGCCGGTCGGCACGAACGGGCTTCCGGACGACGCCTTCCGCGCGCCCGAGACGGTCCGCTACGGGACGTTCGACGGGCGCGAGATCCCGGCGTACTGGACGCTCCCGCCGGGCGTCGACCCCGACGACCCCGACGCGTCGGTGCCCGCCATCGTCGACGTTCACGGCGGGCCGGAACACCAGCGCCGGCCGTGGTTCTACCCCACCAAGCAGTTCTTCCTCCACCGCGGCTACGCGGTGCTGGAGCCGAACGTCCGCGGTTCCTCGGGGTACGGGAAGGCGTACGCCCACCTCGACGACGTGGAGAAGCGTATGGACTCGGTCGCCGACGTCGCCGCGGGCGTCGAGTGGCTCCACGGGGTCCCGGCGGTCGACGAGGACCGGATCGTCGCGTACGGCCGTTCGTACGGCGGCTTCATGGTGCTCGCGGCGATCACCGAGTACCCCGACCTGTGGGCCGCCGCGGTCGACTTCGTCGGCATCGCGGACTTCACCACGTTCCTCGAGAACACCGGCGAGTGGCGCCGCAGCCACCGCGAAGCCGAGTACGGCTCGCTGGCGGACGACTACGAGTTCCTGCAGTCGATCTCGCCGCTGACGCACATCGAGAACGTTCGCTGTCCGCTGTTCGTCCAACACGGCGCCAACGACCCCCGCGTCCCCGTCGGCGAGGCCGAGCAGGTCGCCGCGGCGGCGCGCGAACAGGGCGTCCCCGTCGAGACGCTGATCTTCGAGGACGAGGGCCACCACACGACGAGCCGCGAGAACCTGATCGTCGAGTTCGAAGCGATCGCCGCGTTCCTCGACGAGCACGTCTGA
- a CDS encoding metal ABC transporter permease, translated as MIGAASLGSLAALAAPAVAAPLVAAGLAGAVDRALRVALDVVWGGALDLLAGATGVDVLAFPFMQRAYLAAVCVAVVGPLVGSFLVHRELAMIGDTLAHAAFAGVAAGLFVNAAFATSVPPLATALVVAALAALVVQTLVDYAGTSRDTSLAMVLTGSFAVGSVLITATDGGIAVGINAYLFGSLATVSRANAGILLAMTVVVGLVVGAAYRPLVYVTFDEVGARAAGIDAGWYTRLLAVLTAVVVVGAMQIMGVVLVAAMLVIPVATAAPVTGFKRSMAGGVAAGLVATVGGVTLSYWFDVAAGGTVVLVALAGYVAVAGAVGVRRRIALRRDPEAAGVAADGGDDES; from the coding sequence ATGATCGGCGCAGCCTCTCTCGGCTCTCTCGCCGCCCTCGCCGCCCCTGCGGTCGCGGCACCGCTCGTCGCCGCCGGCCTCGCTGGCGCCGTCGACCGCGCGCTCAGGGTCGCCCTCGACGTCGTGTGGGGCGGCGCGCTCGACCTGCTCGCCGGCGCGACGGGCGTCGACGTGCTCGCGTTCCCGTTCATGCAGCGGGCGTACCTCGCGGCCGTCTGCGTCGCGGTCGTCGGCCCGCTCGTCGGGAGCTTCCTCGTCCACCGCGAACTCGCGATGATCGGCGACACGCTCGCCCACGCCGCGTTCGCGGGCGTCGCCGCCGGCCTGTTCGTCAACGCCGCGTTCGCGACGAGCGTCCCGCCGTTGGCGACGGCGCTGGTCGTCGCCGCGCTGGCTGCGCTGGTCGTCCAGACGCTCGTCGACTACGCGGGCACCTCCCGCGACACGTCGCTGGCGATGGTGCTCACCGGCTCGTTCGCCGTCGGGAGCGTCCTGATCACCGCGACCGACGGCGGCATCGCGGTCGGGATCAACGCCTACCTGTTCGGATCGCTGGCGACCGTCTCGCGGGCCAACGCCGGCATCCTGCTTGCGATGACCGTCGTCGTCGGCCTCGTCGTGGGCGCCGCCTACCGCCCGCTCGTGTACGTCACCTTCGACGAGGTTGGCGCCCGCGCGGCCGGCATCGACGCCGGGTGGTACACCCGGCTGCTCGCGGTGCTCACCGCGGTCGTCGTGGTCGGCGCGATGCAGATCATGGGCGTCGTCCTCGTCGCCGCGATGCTCGTGATCCCGGTCGCCACGGCCGCCCCCGTCACGGGGTTCAAGCGGTCGATGGCCGGCGGCGTCGCCGCCGGCCTCGTCGCCACGGTCGGGGGCGTCACGCTGTCGTACTGGTTCGACGTGGCCGCCGGCGGCACCGTCGTCCTCGTCGCGCTCGCCGGCTACGTCGCCGTCGCGGGCGCGGTCGGGGTCCGGCGGCGGATAGCCCTCCGCCGGGATCCGGAAGCAGCGGGCGTCGCCGCAGACGGCGGCGACGACGAGTCCTGA
- a CDS encoding bactofilin family protein, with the protein MSSTAARLLAVLFAVLVIASAPAMAVDSRAGGTVVIAEGETVADDLEAFGGTVIVRGTVDGDVSAVGGTVLVAPTGVVTGDLSGAAGAVTVEGRVEGVTQVAAGSFVLREGGVLVGDAEIGAGEALIDGTVEGSLSVDAETVVVGSGATVGGDLLYDAAEFTNEGASVAGDVRAADLDFGGVDTDVTLFAVPSWLSVAYTVLVHLALGVVLLAVVPRFVSEVGEFGLARTARSGGLGLATLVLGPVLLVLVAITLIGIPLALLGAVAYGVLLWVGLVLGAYVLGTWGVRALDRADAEYARWYALIGGVLLVGLSRFVPGGGLFRLALTVIGAGAVLLALNARRTGERGEDPVEPDVGSSGDPAA; encoded by the coding sequence ATGTCATCCACAGCAGCGCGACTCCTCGCGGTGCTGTTCGCCGTCCTCGTGATCGCGAGCGCACCCGCGATGGCCGTCGACTCCCGCGCGGGCGGGACCGTCGTGATCGCCGAGGGCGAGACCGTCGCCGACGACCTCGAGGCGTTCGGCGGCACCGTGATCGTCCGCGGCACCGTCGACGGCGACGTGAGCGCCGTCGGGGGCACCGTCCTCGTCGCGCCCACGGGCGTCGTCACGGGCGACCTCTCGGGCGCCGCCGGCGCGGTCACCGTCGAGGGCCGCGTCGAGGGCGTCACCCAGGTCGCCGCCGGCTCGTTCGTCCTCCGCGAGGGCGGCGTGCTCGTCGGCGACGCGGAGATCGGCGCTGGCGAGGCGCTGATCGACGGCACCGTCGAGGGCAGCCTCTCGGTCGACGCCGAGACGGTCGTCGTCGGCTCCGGCGCGACCGTCGGCGGCGACCTCCTGTACGACGCCGCGGAGTTCACGAACGAGGGCGCCAGCGTCGCCGGCGACGTGCGCGCGGCCGACCTCGACTTCGGCGGCGTCGACACCGACGTGACCCTGTTCGCGGTGCCGTCGTGGCTGAGCGTCGCCTACACGGTGCTCGTCCACCTCGCGCTCGGCGTCGTGCTCCTCGCCGTCGTCCCGCGGTTCGTCTCGGAGGTCGGCGAGTTCGGGCTGGCCCGGACGGCCCGCAGCGGCGGTCTCGGACTCGCGACGCTCGTCCTCGGCCCGGTGCTGCTGGTGCTCGTCGCGATCACGCTGATCGGCATCCCGCTGGCCCTGCTGGGCGCCGTCGCCTACGGCGTCCTCCTGTGGGTCGGCTTGGTCCTCGGCGCCTACGTCCTCGGGACGTGGGGCGTCCGCGCGCTCGACCGCGCCGACGCCGAGTACGCCCGCTGGTACGCCCTGATCGGGGGCGTCCTGCTGGTCGGTCTCTCGCGGTTCGTCCCCGGCGGCGGCCTGTTCCGCCTCGCGCTCACGGTGATCGGCGCCGGCGCGGTCCTGCTCGCGCTGAACGCCCGGCGGACGGGCGAGCGCGGCGAGGACCCCGTGGAGCCGGACGTGGGGTCGAGCGGCGACCCCGCGGCCTGA
- a CDS encoding metal ABC transporter ATP-binding protein has product MSDARGPAVAFEDVTFAYGERPVVEDVSLTVDPGAFLGLVGPNGSGKTTLLKLAIGLIRPDGGSVTVFDEPAHRRRDGRRVGYVPQDVGGASDGMPITVAEVVRMGRYPGRLYRRFGADDRRAVAAAMDRVGIADLADRRVGRLSGGQRQRAFIARALAAEADLLALDEPTVGVDAESREAFYELLGELNAEGITVVLVEHDIGVVTTHASEIACLNRELFFHGDPDSFVETDALAAAYGDAHHVVAHDHP; this is encoded by the coding sequence ATGAGCGACGCCCGCGGCCCCGCCGTCGCCTTCGAGGACGTGACGTTCGCCTACGGCGAGCGCCCGGTCGTCGAGGACGTGTCGCTGACGGTCGACCCGGGCGCGTTCCTCGGGCTGGTCGGCCCGAACGGCTCCGGCAAGACGACGCTGTTGAAGCTCGCGATCGGCCTGATCCGCCCGGACGGCGGGTCGGTCACCGTGTTCGACGAGCCGGCCCACCGCCGCCGCGACGGGCGTCGGGTGGGGTACGTCCCGCAGGACGTCGGCGGCGCCAGCGACGGGATGCCGATCACCGTCGCCGAGGTCGTCCGCATGGGTCGCTACCCGGGGCGACTGTACCGTCGGTTCGGCGCCGACGACCGCCGGGCGGTCGCCGCGGCGATGGATCGCGTCGGGATCGCCGACCTCGCGGACCGCCGGGTCGGCCGCCTGTCGGGGGGCCAGCGCCAACGAGCCTTCATCGCGCGGGCACTGGCCGCCGAGGCCGACCTGCTCGCGCTCGACGAGCCGACCGTCGGCGTCGACGCCGAGTCCCGGGAGGCGTTCTACGAGTTGCTGGGCGAGTTGAACGCCGAGGGGATCACGGTGGTGCTCGTCGAACACGACATCGGCGTCGTCACGACCCACGCCTCCGAGATCGCGTGTCTGAACCGGGAGCTGTTCTTCCACGGCGACCCCGACTCGTTCGTCGAGACGGACGCGCTCGCGGCGGCGTACGGCGACGCACACCACGTCGTCGCCCACGACCACCCATGA
- a CDS encoding M20/M25/M40 family metallo-hydrolase codes for MPTDDSAPASAADAVVAERRDDYRESLFDLLRLPTISATGEGMDAGADAVRDLLASHGLDARRIGTERYPLVYGERVAADPDAPTVLFYGHYDVQPAEHPEQWDSPPFEPTVRDGAIYCRGAGDNKGQFAAHAFALDALAAADAVPEVTVKLLVEGGEESGSVGLKGYLDGAAGVDDPGVDADAPAAAAVRDADLVYVADGPQHRSGRPTLIYGNRGILTFQLDLETANADLHSGNFGGPVPNAATELAEVVASLTEYGPGTDPDRGYPSGGDRVAVDGFYDDVAVTDADRELVAALPDDADAVAEDLDLTHFATERGYYDRLLLEPTVTVNGLDAGYRGEGSKTVVPRTATAKLDSRLVPGQHPDRAFERIRDHVAGVHPDVEVTKGTGFPPMKTPVDTPASEPVLAALSAVWDADPVEVPVLGGSLPAAFFRRVDALADVPVLVVPYANPDQGNHSPNEHLDLDCFENGIRTTAAVLERVADADP; via the coding sequence ATGCCCACGGACGACTCCGCACCCGCGAGCGCGGCCGACGCCGTCGTCGCCGAGCGCCGCGACGACTACCGCGAGTCGCTGTTCGACCTCCTGCGGCTGCCGACGATCAGCGCGACCGGCGAGGGGATGGACGCCGGCGCCGACGCCGTCCGCGACCTGCTGGCGAGCCACGGTCTCGACGCCCGGCGCATCGGGACCGAGCGCTACCCGCTGGTGTACGGCGAACGCGTCGCCGCCGACCCCGACGCGCCGACGGTGCTGTTCTACGGCCACTACGACGTCCAGCCGGCAGAACACCCCGAGCAGTGGGACTCGCCCCCGTTCGAGCCGACGGTTCGCGACGGGGCGATCTACTGCCGCGGCGCCGGCGACAACAAGGGCCAGTTCGCCGCCCACGCGTTCGCGCTCGACGCGCTCGCGGCCGCCGACGCCGTCCCCGAGGTGACCGTGAAACTGCTCGTGGAGGGTGGCGAGGAGAGCGGCAGCGTCGGATTGAAGGGGTATCTCGACGGCGCGGCCGGCGTCGACGACCCCGGTGTCGACGCGGACGCCCCCGCCGCGGCCGCCGTCCGCGACGCGGACCTGGTGTACGTCGCCGACGGCCCGCAGCACCGTTCCGGTCGCCCGACGCTCATCTACGGCAACCGCGGCATCCTCACGTTCCAACTGGATCTCGAGACCGCGAACGCGGACCTCCACTCGGGCAACTTCGGCGGGCCGGTCCCGAACGCGGCGACCGAACTCGCGGAGGTGGTGGCGTCGCTCACGGAGTACGGGCCCGGCACGGACCCCGACCGCGGCTACCCCTCCGGCGGCGACCGGGTCGCCGTCGACGGCTTCTACGACGACGTCGCCGTCACGGACGCCGACCGCGAGTTGGTGGCCGCGCTGCCGGACGACGCCGACGCGGTCGCCGAGGACCTCGACCTCACTCACTTCGCGACCGAGCGCGGCTACTACGACCGCCTCCTGCTGGAACCGACCGTCACGGTGAACGGGCTCGACGCGGGGTACCGGGGCGAGGGGAGCAAGACCGTCGTCCCGCGGACGGCGACGGCGAAACTCGACTCGCGGCTCGTCCCCGGGCAACACCCCGACCGAGCCTTCGAGCGCATCCGCGACCACGTCGCGGGCGTCCACCCGGACGTCGAGGTGACGAAGGGGACGGGGTTCCCGCCGATGAAGACGCCCGTGGACACCCCGGCGAGCGAGCCGGTGCTGGCGGCGCTGTCGGCCGTGTGGGACGCCGACCCCGTCGAGGTGCCCGTGTTGGGCGGCTCGTTGCCGGCGGCGTTCTTCCGCCGCGTCGACGCGCTGGCGGACGTGCCGGTGCTGGTGGTGCCGTACGCCAACCCCGACCAGGGGAACCACTCGCCGAACGAACACCTCGATCTGGACTGCTTCGAGAACGGCATCCGGACGACCGCGGCGGTGCTGGAGCGGGTCGCCGACGCGGACCCGTAG